One region of Streptomyces sp. NBC_00442 genomic DNA includes:
- a CDS encoding cytochrome P450 family protein, which produces MPDNPPPPTAPELFTWEFATDPYPAYAWLRSHAPVHRTRLPSGVEAWLVTRYGDAKQALADQRLSKNPAHHAEPAHAKGKTGIPGERKAELMTHLLNIDPPDHTRLRRLVSKAFTPRTVAQFAPRVQELTDQLIDRFVAKGEADLIHEFAFPLPIYAICDLLGVPREDQDDFRDWAGMMIRHGGGPRGGVARSVKKMRNYLAELIHKKRENPGDDLISRLIEASDHGEHLTENEAAAMAFILLFAGFETTVNLIGNGVYALLRNPEQRERLQASLDAGEAALLETGVEELLRYDGPVELATWRFATESLTLGGQDIAAGDPVLVVLAAADRDPARFADPDTLDLGRRDNQHLGYGHGIHYCLGAPLARLEGQAALATLLRRLPDLRLAVEPDDLRWRGGLIMRGLRTLPVEFTPSGDNRNPGVI; this is translated from the coding sequence GTGCCGGACAACCCCCCACCCCCCACCGCCCCGGAACTCTTCACCTGGGAGTTCGCCACCGACCCCTACCCCGCCTACGCCTGGCTCAGGTCGCACGCCCCCGTGCACCGCACCCGGCTCCCCAGCGGCGTGGAGGCCTGGCTCGTGACGCGGTACGGGGACGCCAAGCAGGCCCTCGCCGACCAGCGGCTCTCCAAGAACCCCGCCCACCACGCCGAGCCCGCCCACGCCAAGGGCAAGACGGGCATCCCCGGCGAGCGCAAGGCCGAGCTGATGACGCATCTGCTCAACATCGACCCGCCGGACCACACCCGGCTGCGCCGCCTCGTGTCGAAGGCGTTCACACCCCGTACGGTCGCCCAATTCGCGCCCCGGGTGCAGGAGTTGACCGACCAGCTCATCGACCGGTTCGTGGCGAAGGGCGAGGCGGACCTCATTCACGAGTTCGCCTTCCCGCTCCCCATCTACGCGATCTGCGACCTGCTCGGCGTCCCGCGCGAGGACCAGGACGACTTCCGGGACTGGGCCGGCATGATGATCCGGCACGGCGGCGGCCCCCGCGGCGGCGTCGCGCGCTCGGTGAAGAAGATGCGCAACTACCTCGCCGAACTCATCCACAAGAAGCGCGAGAACCCCGGTGACGACCTCATCTCGCGGCTCATCGAGGCCAGCGACCACGGCGAGCACCTGACGGAGAACGAGGCCGCCGCCATGGCCTTCATCCTGCTCTTCGCCGGGTTCGAGACGACCGTCAACCTCATCGGGAACGGGGTGTACGCGCTGTTGCGCAACCCCGAGCAGCGCGAGCGCCTCCAAGCTTCGCTCGACGCCGGGGAGGCCGCGCTCCTCGAAACCGGCGTCGAGGAACTCCTCCGCTACGACGGGCCCGTGGAGCTCGCCACCTGGCGGTTCGCCACCGAATCCCTGACGCTCGGCGGGCAGGACATCGCGGCGGGCGACCCCGTGCTCGTCGTGCTCGCCGCCGCCGACCGCGACCCGGCGCGCTTCGCCGACCCGGACACCCTCGACCTCGGCCGCCGCGACAACCAGCACCTGGGGTACGGGCACGGCATCCATTACTGCCTCGGTGCGCCGCTGGCGAGACTGGAGGGGCAGGCCGCGCTCGCGACTCTGTTGCGGCGCCTTCCTGACCTGCGTCTCGCGGTGGAACCTGACGATTTGCGCTGGCGAGGCGGGCTCATCATGCGTGGACTGCGCACCCTGCCGGTCGAGTTCACGCCGTCGGGCGACAACCGGAATCCCGGCGTCATCTGA
- a CDS encoding transglycosylase family protein, which produces MRSGNGRHRRPRQAPALVVAAGVTGSALALPLLAATGASAADAGTWNQVASCESGGMWSADFGNGLYGGLQMSQATWEAYGGNEYAQRPDLASRAQQIAVAEKVLAAKGPNAFADCGTGAGLNKGGGSADVDPGVPDTADGTPSSAPSAPAAPATGTPDATATPGATAPAAPAPGATEPGGSAKSPTPSASTPANPGKHRGTPAPEDGTGAAPGSATPSAPAEGTASSPAGDAGTSAGDRDAGRHASRGDGASREAGNAPAANGAYTVRPGDNLTVIADANKVKGGWPALYHANERLIGTDPDLILPGQSLDLKDVTAAPAAPATPSSAPSSTPAPTADATANSTPQQG; this is translated from the coding sequence ATGCGCTCCGGGAATGGACGGCATCGTCGACCCCGTCAGGCACCCGCCCTCGTCGTCGCGGCAGGAGTGACCGGATCCGCCCTCGCGCTTCCGCTGCTCGCCGCGACCGGCGCGAGCGCCGCGGACGCCGGCACCTGGAACCAGGTCGCCTCCTGTGAGTCCGGTGGGATGTGGAGCGCCGACTTCGGCAACGGCCTGTACGGCGGGCTGCAGATGTCCCAGGCCACCTGGGAGGCGTACGGCGGCAACGAGTACGCGCAGCGCCCCGACCTCGCCAGCCGGGCCCAGCAGATAGCCGTCGCCGAGAAGGTGCTCGCGGCCAAGGGCCCGAACGCCTTCGCCGACTGCGGCACGGGTGCCGGACTCAACAAGGGCGGCGGCTCGGCCGACGTCGACCCGGGTGTACCCGACACGGCGGACGGGACGCCGTCGTCCGCGCCGTCGGCCCCTGCCGCCCCCGCCACCGGGACGCCCGACGCGACCGCGACGCCGGGCGCCACCGCCCCGGCCGCGCCGGCTCCGGGCGCCACCGAGCCGGGCGGGTCCGCCAAGTCCCCGACGCCGTCCGCCTCCACCCCGGCCAACCCGGGCAAGCACCGCGGGACCCCCGCTCCGGAGGACGGCACGGGCGCCGCCCCCGGATCCGCCACGCCGTCGGCCCCGGCCGAAGGGACCGCGTCGAGCCCGGCCGGTGACGCGGGCACCTCCGCCGGCGACCGCGACGCGGGGCGGCACGCCTCACGGGGTGACGGAGCCTCACGTGAGGCCGGCAACGCCCCTGCCGCGAACGGCGCCTACACCGTCCGCCCCGGCGACAACCTGACCGTCATCGCCGACGCGAACAAGGTCAAGGGCGGCTGGCCCGCGCTCTACCACGCCAACGAGCGCCTGATCGGCACCGACCCCGACCTCATCCTTCCTGGCCAGAGCCTGGACCTGAAGGATGTGACGGCCGCCCCCGCCGCCCCGGCGACCCCGTCCTCGGCCCCCTCCTCGACCCCGGCCCCGACCGCGGACGCCACCGCGAACTCCACCCCGCAGCAGGGCTAG
- a CDS encoding transglycosylase family protein, with protein MLLSGKGKHRRPSKAVRVATLAGVTGAAVAAPLMAAGSASAASVQTWDAVAQCESGGNWSINTGNGYYGGLQFSNSSWAAAGGTQYASRADLATKGQQIAAAEKLLAIQGPGAWSCAGAGNLTSGGAKADVDTSGSSAKSAKPAKPKQQAQPQQKSQKSERTESAPASRGAQRSEPVKQGDGEYTVKSGDTLGTIATANGVKGGWQKVFDLNKNIVKDANLIFPGQKLHLG; from the coding sequence ATGCTGCTTTCCGGCAAGGGCAAGCACCGTCGCCCGTCCAAGGCCGTCCGTGTCGCCACGCTGGCCGGTGTCACCGGTGCCGCCGTCGCCGCTCCGCTGATGGCGGCCGGCTCCGCTTCCGCCGCCTCCGTGCAGACCTGGGACGCCGTCGCCCAGTGCGAGTCCGGCGGCAACTGGTCCATCAACACCGGCAACGGTTACTACGGTGGCCTTCAGTTCTCGAACTCCTCCTGGGCCGCCGCCGGTGGTACCCAGTACGCCTCGCGCGCCGACCTGGCCACCAAGGGCCAGCAGATAGCCGCCGCCGAGAAGCTGCTCGCCATCCAGGGTCCGGGTGCCTGGTCCTGCGCCGGCGCCGGCAACCTGACCTCCGGCGGCGCCAAGGCCGACGTGGACACCTCCGGTTCGTCCGCGAAGTCCGCCAAGCCCGCCAAGCCGAAGCAGCAGGCGCAGCCGCAGCAGAAGTCGCAGAAGTCCGAGCGCACCGAGTCCGCGCCGGCCAGCCGCGGCGCCCAGCGCAGCGAGCCGGTCAAGCAGGGCGACGGCGAGTACACCGTCAAGTCCGGCGACACCCTCGGCACCATCGCCACCGCCAACGGAGTCAAGGGCGGCTGGCAGAAGGTGTTCGACCTGAACAAGAACATCGTCAAGGACGCGAACCTGATCTTCCCGGGCCAGAAGCTGCACCTCGGCTGA
- the eno gene encoding phosphopyruvate hydratase, whose protein sequence is MLVPSIDVVVAREILDSRGNPTVEVEVGLDDGSTGRAAVPSGASTGAFEAIELRDGDPNRYGGKGVEKAVLAVIEQIGPELVGYDATEQRLIDQAMFDLDATDNKGSLGANAILGVSLAVAHAASEASDLPLFRYLGGPNAHLLPVPMMNILNGGSHADSNVDIQEFMIAPIGAESFSEALRWGAEVYHTLKGVLKRKGLSTGLGDEGGFAPNLESNRAALDLIVEAIKEAGYAPGKDIALALDVAASEFYKDGKYEFEGKSRSAAEMTEYYEELVSAYPLVSIEDPLFEDDWAGWNTITSRLGSKVQIVGDDLFVTNPERLARGIEEGSANALLVKVNQIGSLTETLDAVEMAQRNGFKCMMSHRSGETEDVTIADLAVAVNCGQIKTGAPARSDRVAKYNQLLRIEEILDDAAVYAGRSAFPRFKG, encoded by the coding sequence ATGCTCGTGCCGTCCATCGACGTCGTCGTAGCCCGGGAAATCCTGGACTCCCGAGGCAACCCCACGGTCGAGGTCGAGGTCGGCCTCGACGACGGCAGCACCGGCCGTGCTGCAGTTCCGTCCGGCGCCTCCACCGGTGCCTTCGAGGCCATCGAGCTTCGCGACGGCGACCCCAACCGCTACGGCGGCAAGGGTGTCGAGAAGGCCGTCCTCGCCGTCATCGAGCAGATCGGCCCGGAGCTCGTCGGCTACGACGCCACCGAGCAGCGCCTGATCGACCAGGCCATGTTCGACCTGGACGCCACGGACAACAAGGGCTCGCTCGGCGCCAACGCCATCCTCGGCGTCTCGCTCGCCGTCGCGCACGCCGCCTCCGAGGCCAGCGACCTGCCGCTGTTCCGCTACCTGGGCGGCCCCAACGCGCACCTGCTGCCCGTCCCGATGATGAACATCCTCAACGGTGGGTCGCACGCCGACTCCAACGTCGACATCCAGGAGTTCATGATCGCCCCGATCGGCGCGGAGTCCTTCTCCGAGGCCCTTCGCTGGGGCGCCGAGGTCTACCACACGCTCAAGGGCGTCCTGAAGCGCAAGGGCCTCTCCACCGGCCTCGGCGACGAAGGCGGCTTCGCGCCGAACCTGGAGTCCAACCGCGCCGCCCTCGACCTCATCGTCGAGGCCATCAAGGAAGCCGGCTACGCCCCGGGCAAGGACATCGCGCTCGCGCTCGACGTCGCCGCGTCCGAGTTCTACAAGGACGGCAAGTACGAGTTCGAGGGCAAGTCCCGCTCGGCCGCCGAGATGACCGAGTACTACGAGGAGCTCGTCTCCGCGTACCCGCTGGTCTCCATCGAGGACCCGCTGTTCGAGGACGACTGGGCCGGCTGGAACACCATCACCTCGCGCCTGGGCTCCAAGGTCCAGATCGTCGGTGACGACCTGTTCGTGACCAACCCCGAGCGCCTCGCCCGCGGCATCGAGGAGGGCTCCGCCAACGCCCTGCTCGTCAAGGTCAACCAGATCGGTTCGCTGACCGAGACCCTGGACGCCGTCGAGATGGCCCAGCGCAACGGCTTCAAGTGCATGATGTCCCACCGCTCCGGCGAGACCGAGGACGTCACCATCGCCGACCTCGCCGTCGCGGTGAACTGCGGTCAGATCAAGACCGGCGCCCCGGCCCGCTCGGACCGCGTCGCCAAGTACAACCAGCTGCTGCGCATCGAGGAGATCCTCGACGACGCCGCGGTCTACGCCGGCCGCAGCGCCTTCCCGCGCTTCAAGGGCTGA
- a CDS encoding FtsB family cell division protein, with the protein MGNDAKVKDRDRFSTAARLKVLGEQTAARVYRSQNKRQARRSRLTGRAALLALVLCSLIVALAYPMRQYVSQRADISDQQRKAADARTAVERLRDEKARLQDDAYIEKLAREHLHMQFPGETGFTVVDPDAANKHREDKGATGRAWHSNLWDGVDKADRSSN; encoded by the coding sequence ATGGGCAACGACGCCAAGGTCAAGGACCGCGACCGGTTCTCCACCGCGGCCCGGCTCAAGGTGCTCGGCGAGCAGACCGCGGCCCGCGTCTACCGCTCGCAGAACAAGCGCCAGGCCCGCCGCTCCCGGCTCACCGGCCGAGCGGCGCTGCTCGCCCTCGTGCTGTGCTCGCTGATCGTCGCGCTCGCCTATCCGATGCGGCAGTACGTGTCGCAGCGCGCCGACATCTCCGACCAGCAGCGCAAGGCCGCCGACGCCCGGACCGCGGTCGAGCGGCTGCGCGACGAGAAGGCGCGGCTCCAGGACGACGCGTACATCGAGAAGCTGGCCCGCGAGCACCTGCACATGCAGTTCCCGGGCGAGACCGGCTTCACCGTCGTGGACCCGGACGCGGCGAACAAGCACCGCGAGGACAAGGGCGCCACCGGCCGGGCCTGGCACTCCAACCTCTGGGACGGCGTCGACAAGGCCGACCGTTCTTCCAACTGA
- a CDS encoding DUF501 domain-containing protein, whose protein sequence is METPPPQTDRTEPTDADIAAFKQQLGRPPRGLRAIAHRCPCGNPDVVETAPRLEDGTPFPTTYYLTCPRAASAIGTLEANGVMKEMTERLAGDPELAAAYRAAHEDYIARRDAIEVLEGFPSAGGMPDRVKCLHVLVGHSLAAGPGVNPLGDEAIALLPEWWAKGPCVTPCTEEAAK, encoded by the coding sequence ATGGAAACGCCCCCGCCCCAGACCGACCGCACCGAGCCCACCGACGCGGACATCGCCGCCTTCAAGCAGCAGTTGGGCCGGCCGCCGCGCGGTCTGCGCGCGATCGCGCACCGCTGCCCCTGCGGCAACCCGGACGTCGTCGAGACGGCCCCGCGCCTGGAGGACGGCACGCCGTTCCCGACGACGTACTACCTGACGTGCCCGCGGGCCGCGTCCGCCATCGGCACCCTTGAGGCCAACGGCGTCATGAAGGAGATGACGGAGCGTCTGGCCGGCGACCCCGAGCTCGCCGCGGCCTACCGCGCCGCGCACGAGGACTACATCGCGCGGCGCGACGCCATCGAGGTCCTGGAGGGCTTCCCGAGCGCCGGCGGCATGCCGGACCGGGTCAAGTGCCTGCACGTCCTGGTCGGCCACTCGCTCGCGGCCGGCCCGGGAGTCAACCCGCTGGGCGACGAGGCGATCGCTCTGTTGCCCGAGTGGTGGGCGAAGGGCCCGTGCGTGACGCCGTGCACCGAGGAGGCCGCCAAGTGA
- a CDS encoding Ppx/GppA phosphatase family protein: MTRVAAIDCGTNSIRLLVADADPATGEITDLDRRMTIVRLGQDVDRTGRLAPEALERTFAACRAYAAVIKELGAERIRFVATSASRDAENRDDFVRGVLDILGVEPEVISGDQEAAFSFTGATKELNGDGDYLVVDIGGGSTEFVVGSTSVEAARSVDIGCVRMTERHHPGDPATPGQIDAIRADIEAALDLAERSVPLREPRTLVGLAGSVTTVAAIALGLTQYDSAAIHHSRIPYEDVAAVTERLLASTHEERTRISVIHPGRVDVIVAGALVLRAVMERTGAREVVVSEHDILDGIAFATAAEAETEKRQS, translated from the coding sequence GTGACGCGCGTCGCCGCCATCGACTGCGGTACGAACTCGATCCGTCTGCTCGTCGCCGACGCGGACCCTGCCACGGGTGAGATCACCGACCTGGACCGGCGCATGACGATCGTGCGGCTCGGGCAGGACGTGGACCGCACCGGACGGCTCGCCCCCGAGGCCCTGGAGCGGACGTTCGCCGCCTGCCGCGCATACGCCGCGGTCATCAAGGAGCTCGGCGCGGAACGCATCCGCTTCGTGGCGACCTCCGCGTCGCGCGACGCCGAGAACCGGGACGACTTCGTGCGCGGGGTCCTCGACATCCTCGGCGTCGAGCCCGAGGTGATCTCCGGCGACCAGGAGGCCGCCTTCTCCTTCACCGGCGCCACCAAGGAACTGAACGGCGACGGCGACTACCTGGTCGTCGACATCGGCGGCGGCTCCACCGAGTTCGTGGTCGGTTCCACGAGCGTCGAGGCGGCCCGCTCGGTCGACATCGGCTGTGTGCGGATGACGGAGCGTCACCACCCGGGCGATCCGGCGACGCCCGGTCAGATCGACGCGATCCGCGCCGACATCGAGGCGGCCCTCGACCTCGCCGAGCGGAGCGTGCCGCTGCGCGAGCCGCGCACCCTCGTCGGCCTCGCGGGCTCGGTCACCACCGTCGCCGCGATCGCACTCGGCCTCACCCAGTACGACTCGGCCGCCATCCATCATTCACGGATCCCTTACGAGGACGTCGCCGCGGTCACCGAGCGGCTGCTCGCCTCCACGCACGAGGAGCGCACCCGCATCTCGGTCATCCACCCCGGGCGGGTGGACGTGATCGTCGCGGGAGCACTGGTCCTGCGTGCCGTCATGGAGCGCACCGGCGCCCGCGAGGTCGTGGTCAGCGAGCACGACATTCTGGACGGAATCGCGTTCGCCACCGCAGCAGAGGCCGAGACGGAGAAGCGGCAATCCTGA
- a CDS encoding type II toxin-antitoxin system RelE family toxin has protein sequence MKYAFRFTAAAQRQLRAIDRPAAMRILAALTSLGDDPYREAADVKKLTGPSGLYRLRVGNYRVAYQVLDGELVILVVKVGDRRDVYRNI, from the coding sequence GTGAAGTACGCCTTCCGGTTTACCGCCGCAGCGCAACGGCAGCTGCGGGCCATCGACCGCCCTGCGGCGATGCGCATCCTGGCCGCACTGACCTCACTCGGCGACGATCCGTACCGCGAGGCCGCCGACGTCAAGAAGCTCACCGGCCCGTCGGGCCTCTACCGACTCAGGGTCGGCAACTACCGGGTCGCCTACCAAGTCCTGGATGGCGAACTCGTCATCCTCGTCGTCAAGGTCGGGGACCGCCGCGACGTCTACCGCAACATCTGA
- a CDS encoding type II toxin-antitoxin system Phd/YefM family antitoxin: MTESGVTVREARAHLADHINRAEQGTPTVITRNGVPVAAVVPIADFDALEEAADVLLAREAEAVLAEGGPTVTMAELLADLFTERSEGSA; encoded by the coding sequence ATGACTGAGAGCGGTGTGACCGTACGCGAAGCCCGTGCGCATCTCGCGGACCACATCAATCGCGCCGAGCAGGGCACGCCCACAGTGATCACCCGCAACGGGGTGCCGGTGGCAGCCGTGGTGCCGATCGCCGACTTCGACGCGCTGGAAGAAGCCGCCGATGTCCTGCTGGCACGTGAGGCAGAAGCTGTCCTGGCCGAGGGCGGCCCGACCGTGACGATGGCCGAACTGCTGGCGGACCTGTTCACCGAGCGTAGCGAAGGCTCGGCGTGA
- a CDS encoding NAD(P)/FAD-dependent oxidoreductase, whose product MSTTERPRILVVGGGYVGLYAARRILKKMRYAEATVTVVDPRSYMTYQPFLPEAAAGSISPRHVVVPLRRVVRGAEVLTGRVTSIDQDRKVATVAPLVGEAYELPFDYLVIAMGAVSRTFPIPGLAEQGIGMKGVEEAIGLRNHVLEQLDKADSTTDEDVRRKALTFVFVGGGFAGAETIGEVEDMARDAAKYYTNVKREDMRFILVDAADKILPEVGPELGRWGKEHLEGRGVEIYLSTSMDSCVDGHVVLKNGLEVDSNTIVWTAGVKPNPALSRFGLPLGPRGHVDAQPTLQVTGTDYIWAAGDNAQVPDLASRKAGVENAWCPPNAQHALRQAKVLGDNVVSGMRGFPQKEYAHANKGAVAGLGLHKGVAMIVMGKMKIKLKGRLAWYMHRGYHGLAVPTWNRKIRVIADWTLAMFLKREVVSLGAMETPREEFYEAAKPAPAPAVKSEDKTEAKAKAS is encoded by the coding sequence ATGAGCACCACGGAGCGTCCCAGGATCCTCGTAGTAGGTGGCGGGTACGTAGGCTTGTACGCAGCGCGGCGCATTCTCAAGAAGATGCGTTACGCGGAAGCGACCGTCACGGTCGTCGACCCGCGCTCGTACATGACGTACCAGCCCTTCCTCCCCGAAGCCGCCGCAGGCAGCATCTCGCCGCGTCACGTCGTCGTCCCGCTGCGACGCGTCGTGCGTGGAGCCGAGGTGCTCACCGGCCGGGTCACCAGCATCGACCAGGACCGCAAGGTCGCCACGGTCGCGCCGCTCGTCGGCGAGGCCTACGAGCTGCCCTTCGACTACCTGGTCATCGCGATGGGTGCGGTCTCCCGCACCTTCCCGATCCCCGGTCTCGCCGAGCAGGGCATCGGCATGAAGGGCGTGGAAGAGGCCATCGGCCTGCGCAACCACGTGCTGGAGCAGCTCGACAAGGCCGACTCCACCACCGACGAGGACGTCCGCCGCAAGGCGCTCACCTTCGTCTTCGTGGGTGGCGGCTTCGCCGGCGCCGAGACCATCGGCGAGGTGGAGGACATGGCCCGCGACGCGGCCAAGTACTACACCAACGTCAAGCGCGAGGACATGCGCTTCATCCTGGTCGACGCCGCCGACAAGATCCTTCCCGAGGTCGGCCCGGAGCTCGGCCGCTGGGGCAAGGAGCACCTCGAGGGCCGCGGCGTCGAGATCTACCTCTCGACCTCCATGGACTCCTGCGTCGACGGCCACGTCGTGCTGAAGAACGGCCTGGAGGTCGACTCCAACACGATCGTGTGGACGGCCGGCGTCAAGCCCAACCCGGCGCTCTCCCGCTTCGGCCTCCCGCTCGGCCCGCGCGGCCACGTGGACGCCCAGCCGACCCTCCAGGTCACCGGCACCGACTACATCTGGGCCGCCGGCGACAACGCCCAGGTTCCCGACCTCGCCTCGCGCAAGGCCGGCGTGGAGAACGCCTGGTGCCCGCCGAACGCCCAGCACGCGCTGCGCCAGGCCAAGGTGCTCGGCGACAACGTGGTCTCCGGCATGCGGGGCTTCCCGCAGAAGGAGTACGCGCACGCCAACAAGGGTGCGGTGGCCGGTCTCGGCCTCCACAAGGGCGTCGCGATGATCGTCATGGGCAAGATGAAGATCAAGCTCAAGGGCCGTCTCGCCTGGTACATGCACCGTGGCTACCACGGTCTGGCCGTGCCGACCTGGAACCGCAAGATCCGCGTCATCGCCGACTGGACGCTCGCGATGTTCCTCAAGCGCGAGGTCGTCTCCCTGGGCGCCATGGAGACCCCGCGCGAGGAGTTCTACGAGGCGGCCAAGCCCGCTCCGGCCCCCGCGGTCAAGTCCGAGGACAAGACCGAGGCGAAGGCCAAGGCCTCCTAG